A region from the Malus domestica chromosome 07, GDT2T_hap1 genome encodes:
- the LOC103439775 gene encoding signal peptide peptidase-like 1, with protein MEPLWKLFYLLEPAPITLVVTAVGVTFGSAFRALNYGKEMEKNRDLSETSITLDRSQALMIPVMSSISLLLMFYLFTSVSQLLTVFTAVASVSSLFFCISPYIAYLKSQFGLADPYVSRCCSKSFTRIQALLLLLCIGTVSAWLVSGHWILNNLLGISICVAFVSHVRLPNIKICAMLLVCLFVYDIFWVFFSERIFGANVMVSVATQQASNPVHTVANSLSLPGLQMVTKKLELPVKIVFPRNLIGGEIPGGARDFMMLGLGDMAIPAMLLALVLCFDHRRSKDLVNLLDMHSSKGHKYIWYALPGYAIGLVTALAAGILTHSPQPALLYLVPSTLGPIVFISWIRKELAELWDGPLPSMNDKAHQIEV; from the exons ATGGAGCCTCTCTGGAAGCTTTTTTATTTGCTGGAGCCTGCACCTATTACTCTAGTTGTAACTGCAGTAGGCGTGACTTTTGGATCTGCATTTCGTGCTCTAAATTATGGGAaagaaatggagaaaaatcGTGACTTATCTGAAACATCAATTACATTAGATAGGTCCCAAGCACTCATGATACCGGTGATGAGCTCTATAAGCTTGCTTTTGATGTTCTACTTGTTCACTTCCGTCTCACAACTCCTCACTGTATTCACAGCCGTTGCCTCCGTCTCCTCCCTATTTTTCTGCATATCTCCTTATATAGCCTATTTGAAGTCACAATTTGGTCTTGCTGATCCATATGTGTCAAGATGTTGTTCCAAGTCATTTACGCGAATCCAAGCGCTGTTATTGCTGTTATGCATCGGTACAGTTTCTGCTTGGCTTGTTTCTGGACATTGGATATTGAACAATTTGTTGGGCATTTCCATATGCGTTGCCTTTGTGAGTCATGTCCGTCTTCCAAATATTAAAATTTGTgcaatgctccttgtctgcctATTTGTATATGACATATTCTGGGTTTTCTTCTCTGAGAGAATTTTTGGGGCGAATGTCATGGTATCAGTGGCAACACAACAAGCCTCGAACCCAGTTCATACTGTTGCAAATAGTTTGAGTCTTCCTGGACTGCAAATGGTAACGAAGAAGTTGGAATTGCCTGTGAAGATTGTCTTTCCCAGGAACTTAATTGGTGGAGAGATTCCTGGAGGTGCCAGAGACTTCATGATGCTTGGTCTCGGTGACATG GCAATTCCTGCCATGCTACTGGCATTAGTCCTATGTTTTGATCATCGAAGGAGCAAGGATTTGGTAAATCTGTTAGATATGCATTCCTCAAAGGGGCACAAATATATTTGGTATGCCCTTCCTGGATATGCCATTGGCCTGGTTACGGCTTTAGCAGCTGGCATCCTGACACACTCACCTCAACCTGCGCTTCTTTATCTG GTGCCTTCGACGCTGGGACCAATTGTTTTCATTTCTTGGATAAGGAAGGAACTAGCGGAGCTATGGGACGGACCCTTGCCAAGCATGAACGATAAAGCTCATCAGATTGAAGTATGA
- the LOC103439776 gene encoding pectin acetylesterase 9 — protein MMYVNAVLVAVTTALLACAPRCIYAEERLTVNMTIVRRGSALGAFCLDGSLPAYHLHRGFGAGARNWLLQFEGGGWCNDVKSCSDRASTRRGSTRYMTKWEVFSGILSNNASLNPDFYNWNRVKLRYCDGASFAGDAVVNNGTSLLYFRGQKIWEAIILDLLPKGLRQARKALLSGCSAGGLASFLHCNSFTNYLPSNTSVKCLSDAGFFLDERDINLNHTMRYFVKDLVTLQGVEKNLDENCTKNSIYPELCFFPQYALKFITTPFFILNSAYDVYQFHHILVPASADPHGHWSRCKLNPAACNPEQLNTLQEYRRDMIVAMGLFYKYSRRGGIFLNSCFAHCQSESQDTWFGDDSPRVHNKTIAEAVGDWYFGRRVTKEIDCPYPCDTTCHNLIPSAQAALEDTKS, from the exons ATGATGTATGTCAATGCAGTCCTGGTCGCCGTAACGACAGCTCTGTTGGCGTGCGCTCCTCGGTGCATTTACGCCGAGGAGCGGCTCACGGTGAACATGACCATTGTCCGACGCGGTTCAGCTCTCGGAGCTT tttgcTTGGATGGGAGTTTGCCTGCGTATCATCTGCACAGAGGATTCGGGGCCGGAGCAAGAAACTGGCTTTTGCAGTTTGAG GGTGGAGGGTGGTGCAATGATGTAAAATCATGCTCTGATAGAGCCAGCACGCGAAGAGGATCAACACGTTATATGACCAAGTGGGAGGTCTTTTCTGGAATCCTCAGCAATAATGCATCTCTTAATCCAG ATTTTTACAACTGGAACCGAGTGAAGCTTAGATATTGTGATGGAGCTTCATTTGCTGGAGATGCAGTAGTTAATAACGGG ACATCGTTGCTCTATTTCAGAGGGCAAAAGATTTGGGAAGCAATCATCCTTGATCTTCTGCCGAAAGGTTTACGACAAGCACGTAAG GCTTTGCTATCAGGTTGTTCTGCTGGGGGTTTAGCATCGTTTTTGCACTGTAACAGCTTCACTAACTACTTACCAAGCAATACCAGTGTGAAATGCTTGAGTGACGCCGGATTCTTTCTCGATGA ACGAGATATAAATTTGAACCACACCATGAGGTATTTCGTAAAAGATCTTGTGACTCTACAG GGAGTAGAGAAGAATCTGGACGAGAACTGCACGAAGAATTCCATTTATCCGGAGCTG TGTTTCTTCCCACAGTATGCATTGAAGTTCATCACAACACCTTTCTTCATATTGAACTCCGCCTATGATGTTTACCAG TTCCATCACATATTGGTGCCGGCCTCAGCAGATCCACACGGACATTGGAGCCGTTGCAAATTGAATCCGGCAGCATGCAACCCTGAACAGTTAAATACATTGCAAG AATACAGGCGCGATATGATCGTTGCGATGGGATTGTTCTACAAATATTCCAGAAGAGGAGGGATTTTCCTCAATTCATGCTTTGCTCATTGCCAAAGTGAGTCTCAGGACACATGGTTTGGTGATGATTCTCCAAGGGTGCATAATAAG ACAATTGCAGAAGCAGTAGGTGACTGGTACTTCGGCAGAAGAGTAACAAAGGAAATTGACTGTCCATATCCTTGTGACACTACCTGCCATAACCTCATCCCATCAGCTCAG GCCGCTTTAGAGGATACAAAAAGCTAA
- the LOC103439774 gene encoding cleavage and polyadenylation specificity factor subunit 2 isoform X2, whose translation MGTSVQVTPLCGVYNENPLSYLVSIDGFNLLIDCGWNDHFDPSLLQPLSRVASTVDAVLLSHPDTLHLGALPYAMKQLGLSAPVFSTEPVYRLGLLTMYDQFLSRKQVSDFDLFTLDDIDSAFQNFTRLTYAQNHHLSGKGEGIVISPHVSGHLLGGTVWKITKDGEDVIYAVDFNHRKEKHLNGINQSAFVRPAVLITDAYNALNNQPYRRQKDKEFTDAIKKTLRSDGNVLLPVDTAGRVMELVQILESCWTEENLNYPIFFLTYVASSTIDYVKSFLEWMSDAIAKSFEKTRENVFNLKRIRLLVSKSELDDAPDGPKVVLASMASLEAGFSHDIFVEWANDPKNLVLFTERAQFGSLARMLQADPPPKAVKVTISKRVPLVGEELIAYEEEQNRIRKEEALKASLVKEEESKASHGADVNTSDPMIIDASNTHSLPDAGPQGSGYRDILIDGFTPPSTSVAPMFPFYENSTEWDDFGEVINPDDYVIKDEDMDHGAMHVGGDMDGKLDEGSASLILDTRPSKVVSTELTVQVKCSLIYMDFEGRSDARSIKSILSHMAPLKLVLVHGTAEATEHLKQHCLKHVCPHVYAPQIEETIDVTSDLCAYKVQLSEKLMSNVLFKKVGDYEIAWVDSEAGKTENDMLSLQPLSNPPPPHESVLVGDLKMANFKQFLSDKGVQAEFAGGVLRCGEYVTLRKVGDASHKGGGSGTQQIVIEGPLCEDYYKIREYLYSQFYLL comes from the exons ATGGGAACTTCAGTTCAGGTAACGCCGTTGTGCGGCGTCTACAACGAGAACCCGCTGTCGTATTTGGTCTCAATCGACGGCTTCAACCTCCTCATCGACTGCGGCTGGAACGACCACTTCGACCCCTCCCTCCTTCAACCCCTCtccag GGTAGCTTCGACGGTGGATGCAGTGTTGTTGTCGCATCCAGATACACTTCACCTCGGCGCGCTTCCGTACGCCATGAAGCAGCTCGGCCTCTCTGCGCCCGTCTTCTCCACCGAGCCGGTTTACAGATTAGGTCTCCTCACTATGTATGATCAGTTCCTCTCTCGCAAG CAAGTATCAGACTTTGACCTTTTTACACTGGATGACATTGATTCTGCATTCCAAAATTTCACCAGATTAACCTATGCTCAAAATCACCATCTTTCTG GCAAAGGAGAGGGAATTGTGATTTCACCCCATGTGTCTGGGCATCTCTTGGGCGGTACCGTCTGGAAGATAACAAAGGATGGGGAGGATGTTATATATGCTGTGGACTTCAACCATCGAAAAGAGAA GCATTTGAACGGAATTAATCAATCAGCCTTCGTACGCCCTGCTGTTCTGATAACAGATGCCTATAATGCTTTGAACAATCAGCCTTATAGACGCCAAAAGGACAAGGAATTTACAG ATGCTATAAAGAAGACTCTACGATCTGATGGAAATGTGCTATTACCTGTTGATACTGCCGGCCGGGTTATGGAACTTGTCCAGATATTGGAATCG TGTTGGACAGAGGAAAATTTGAACTATCCCATCTTCTTTCTAACATACGTTGCGTCTAGCACAATCGATTACGTAAAAAGTTTCCTTGAGTGGATGAGTGATGCGATAGCAAAGTCCTTTGAGAAAACACGTGAGAATGTTTTTAATTTGAA GCGAATCAGACTTCTAGTTAGCAAGAGTGAACTTGACGATGCTCCTGACGGTCCCAAG GTTGTTTTAGCATCCATGGCCAGTTTAGAAGCTGGTTTCTCTCACGATATATTTGTAGAATGGGCAAATGACCCCAAGAATCTTGTCCTTTTTACAGAACGAGCCCAG TTTGGAAGTTTAGCTCGCATGCTTCAGGCAGATCCGCCTCCAAAAGCTGTTAAGGTTACCATATCCAAAAGGGTCCCTTTGGTTGGTGAGGAGCTAATTGCTTATGAAGAAGAGCAGAACAGAATAAGAAAGGAAGAAGCTCTAAAGGCTAGTCTTGTAAAAGAGGAGGAATCAAAAGCTTCTCATGGGGCTGATGTCAACACGAGTGATCCAATGATCATTGATGCTAGTAATACACATTCTTTGCCGGATG CAGGTCCACAAGGCAGTGGATACCGGGACATTTTAATAGATGGATTTACTCCTCCTTCTACCAGTGTTGCCCCTATGTTTCCCTTCTATGAGAATAGTACCGAGTGGGATGACTTTGGTGAAGTTATAAATCCGGATGATTATGTCATAAAGGATGAAGACATGGACCATGGAGCTATGCAT GTTGGTGGTGATATGGATGGAAAACTTGATGAAGGCTCTGCTAGTTTGATACTTGACACGAGGCCTTCAAAAGTTGTATCGACTGAATTGACC GTTCAAGTGAAGTGTTCATTGATTTATATGGACTTTGAGGGCCGTTCCGATGCAAGATCCATCAAATCAATTCTTTCCCATATGGCTCCTCTAAAACTT GTTTTGGTTCATGGAACAGCTGAGGCCACGGAACATTTGAAGCAACACTGCTTGAAACACGTTTGTCCGCATGTTTATGCTCctcaaattgaagaaacaattgaTGTTACTTCTGATTTATGCGCTTATAAG GTGCAATTGTCTGAGAAGTTAATGAGTAACGTGCTCTTTAAAAAG GTTGGAGATTACGAAATAGCATGGGTTGACTCTGAGGCAGGAAAGACAGAAAATGATATGCTATCTTTACAACCCCTCTCAAACCCACCTCCACCACATGAATCTGTCCTTGTTGGTGACTTAAAAATGGCTAATTTCAAGCAATTTCTTTCCGACAAAGGTGTTCAG GCTGAATTTGCTGGTGGCGTGCTGAGATGCGGTGAATATGTGACACTACGCAAAGTTGGGGATGCAAGCCATAAG GGTGGTGGTTCCGGCACCCAACAAATTGTGATCGAAGGCCCCTTATGTGAGGATTATTACAAGATTCGGGAGTATCTCTACTCACAATTTTATTTGCTTTAA
- the LOC103439774 gene encoding cleavage and polyadenylation specificity factor subunit 2 isoform X1 translates to MGTSVQVTPLCGVYNENPLSYLVSIDGFNLLIDCGWNDHFDPSLLQPLSRVASTVDAVLLSHPDTLHLGALPYAMKQLGLSAPVFSTEPVYRLGLLTMYDQFLSRKQVSDFDLFTLDDIDSAFQNFTRLTYAQNHHLSGKGEGIVISPHVSGHLLGGTVWKITKDGEDVIYAVDFNHRKEKHLNGINQSAFVRPAVLITDAYNALNNQPYRRQKDKEFTDAIKKTLRSDGNVLLPVDTAGRVMELVQILESCWTEENLNYPIFFLTYVASSTIDYVKSFLEWMSDAIAKSFEKTRENVFNLKRIRLLVSKSELDDAPDGPKVVLASMASLEAGFSHDIFVEWANDPKNLVLFTERAQFGSLARMLQADPPPKAVKVTISKRVPLVGEELIAYEEEQNRIRKEEALKASLVKEEESKASHGADVNTSDPMIIDASNTHSLPDAAGPQGSGYRDILIDGFTPPSTSVAPMFPFYENSTEWDDFGEVINPDDYVIKDEDMDHGAMHVGGDMDGKLDEGSASLILDTRPSKVVSTELTVQVKCSLIYMDFEGRSDARSIKSILSHMAPLKLVLVHGTAEATEHLKQHCLKHVCPHVYAPQIEETIDVTSDLCAYKVQLSEKLMSNVLFKKVGDYEIAWVDSEAGKTENDMLSLQPLSNPPPPHESVLVGDLKMANFKQFLSDKGVQAEFAGGVLRCGEYVTLRKVGDASHKGGGSGTQQIVIEGPLCEDYYKIREYLYSQFYLL, encoded by the exons ATGGGAACTTCAGTTCAGGTAACGCCGTTGTGCGGCGTCTACAACGAGAACCCGCTGTCGTATTTGGTCTCAATCGACGGCTTCAACCTCCTCATCGACTGCGGCTGGAACGACCACTTCGACCCCTCCCTCCTTCAACCCCTCtccag GGTAGCTTCGACGGTGGATGCAGTGTTGTTGTCGCATCCAGATACACTTCACCTCGGCGCGCTTCCGTACGCCATGAAGCAGCTCGGCCTCTCTGCGCCCGTCTTCTCCACCGAGCCGGTTTACAGATTAGGTCTCCTCACTATGTATGATCAGTTCCTCTCTCGCAAG CAAGTATCAGACTTTGACCTTTTTACACTGGATGACATTGATTCTGCATTCCAAAATTTCACCAGATTAACCTATGCTCAAAATCACCATCTTTCTG GCAAAGGAGAGGGAATTGTGATTTCACCCCATGTGTCTGGGCATCTCTTGGGCGGTACCGTCTGGAAGATAACAAAGGATGGGGAGGATGTTATATATGCTGTGGACTTCAACCATCGAAAAGAGAA GCATTTGAACGGAATTAATCAATCAGCCTTCGTACGCCCTGCTGTTCTGATAACAGATGCCTATAATGCTTTGAACAATCAGCCTTATAGACGCCAAAAGGACAAGGAATTTACAG ATGCTATAAAGAAGACTCTACGATCTGATGGAAATGTGCTATTACCTGTTGATACTGCCGGCCGGGTTATGGAACTTGTCCAGATATTGGAATCG TGTTGGACAGAGGAAAATTTGAACTATCCCATCTTCTTTCTAACATACGTTGCGTCTAGCACAATCGATTACGTAAAAAGTTTCCTTGAGTGGATGAGTGATGCGATAGCAAAGTCCTTTGAGAAAACACGTGAGAATGTTTTTAATTTGAA GCGAATCAGACTTCTAGTTAGCAAGAGTGAACTTGACGATGCTCCTGACGGTCCCAAG GTTGTTTTAGCATCCATGGCCAGTTTAGAAGCTGGTTTCTCTCACGATATATTTGTAGAATGGGCAAATGACCCCAAGAATCTTGTCCTTTTTACAGAACGAGCCCAG TTTGGAAGTTTAGCTCGCATGCTTCAGGCAGATCCGCCTCCAAAAGCTGTTAAGGTTACCATATCCAAAAGGGTCCCTTTGGTTGGTGAGGAGCTAATTGCTTATGAAGAAGAGCAGAACAGAATAAGAAAGGAAGAAGCTCTAAAGGCTAGTCTTGTAAAAGAGGAGGAATCAAAAGCTTCTCATGGGGCTGATGTCAACACGAGTGATCCAATGATCATTGATGCTAGTAATACACATTCTTTGCCGGATG CAGCAGGTCCACAAGGCAGTGGATACCGGGACATTTTAATAGATGGATTTACTCCTCCTTCTACCAGTGTTGCCCCTATGTTTCCCTTCTATGAGAATAGTACCGAGTGGGATGACTTTGGTGAAGTTATAAATCCGGATGATTATGTCATAAAGGATGAAGACATGGACCATGGAGCTATGCAT GTTGGTGGTGATATGGATGGAAAACTTGATGAAGGCTCTGCTAGTTTGATACTTGACACGAGGCCTTCAAAAGTTGTATCGACTGAATTGACC GTTCAAGTGAAGTGTTCATTGATTTATATGGACTTTGAGGGCCGTTCCGATGCAAGATCCATCAAATCAATTCTTTCCCATATGGCTCCTCTAAAACTT GTTTTGGTTCATGGAACAGCTGAGGCCACGGAACATTTGAAGCAACACTGCTTGAAACACGTTTGTCCGCATGTTTATGCTCctcaaattgaagaaacaattgaTGTTACTTCTGATTTATGCGCTTATAAG GTGCAATTGTCTGAGAAGTTAATGAGTAACGTGCTCTTTAAAAAG GTTGGAGATTACGAAATAGCATGGGTTGACTCTGAGGCAGGAAAGACAGAAAATGATATGCTATCTTTACAACCCCTCTCAAACCCACCTCCACCACATGAATCTGTCCTTGTTGGTGACTTAAAAATGGCTAATTTCAAGCAATTTCTTTCCGACAAAGGTGTTCAG GCTGAATTTGCTGGTGGCGTGCTGAGATGCGGTGAATATGTGACACTACGCAAAGTTGGGGATGCAAGCCATAAG GGTGGTGGTTCCGGCACCCAACAAATTGTGATCGAAGGCCCCTTATGTGAGGATTATTACAAGATTCGGGAGTATCTCTACTCACAATTTTATTTGCTTTAA